In a single window of the Elaeis guineensis isolate ETL-2024a chromosome 6, EG11, whole genome shotgun sequence genome:
- the LOC140858477 gene encoding uncharacterized protein, translating to MSDIDEQSPACVGSKNQKQEVSKFHANREGAPWNELWTDGLICAFEFVRGHRWTSPDKSGSRTLSLQQKDNLNPKKQIPRSGLGDSSSQYLNKNSLLESTPLIDLNNTDSTLGLVEVPQLDDYKKKPKFMRIFSDSHWMPIGWARISELVQMVQPDASWASQPIDLTADEDDFTVADVAAPYWERPAGPTWWCHVTAGHPYVDAWLSNAPWLHPAISIALKDESRLISERMKHLLYEVPVRVAGGLLFELLGQSVGDPFCDEDDIPIVLRSWQAQNFLITALHIKGSASNINV from the exons ATGAGTGATATTGATGAACAAAGTCCAGCTTGCGTTGGCAGTAAGAATCAGAAGCAAGAAGTCAGTAAATTCCATGCAAATAGAGAAGGTGCACCATGGAATGAACTATGGACAGACGGGCTCATCTGTGCTTTTGAATTTGTGCGAGGCCATAGGTGGACAAGTCCAGATAAATCTGGTTCAAGGACCCTGTCATTGCAGCAAAAAGACAATCTGAATCCAAAGAAGCAAATTCCTAGATCTGGGCTGGGTGATTCTTCTTCGCAATATTTGAATAAGAACAGCTTACTGGAATCCACACCTCTCATTGATCTAAACAACACTGACTCCACCTTAGGTCTCGTGGAAGTTCCTCAACTTGATGACTACAAAAAAAAGCCAAAGTTTATGAGGATATTTTCAGACAGCCATTGGATGCCTATTGGTTGGGCTAGGATTTCAGAACTAGTCCAGATGGTCCAACCTGATGCTAGCTGGGCTTCACAGCCAATAGATCTTACTGCTGATGAGGATGATTTTACTGTTGCTGATGTTGCAGCTCCTTACTGGGAGCGTCCAGCAGGGCCTACGTGGTGGTGCCATGTAACTGCAGGTCATCCTTATGTTGATGCGTGGTTAAGTAATGCTCCATGGTTGCATCCTGCCATCAGCATTGCCTTGAAAGATGAGAGTCGGCTTATTAGTGAACGGATGAAGCACCTGTTATACGAG GTCCCGGTTAGGGTTGCAGGTGGACTATTATTTGAACTTTTGGGTCAGTCAGTTGGTGATCCATTTTGTGACGAAGATGACATACCCATCGTGCTTCGGTCATGGCAAGCTCAAAACTTTTTAATAACTGCATTGCATATCAAAGGTTCTGCTTCAAACATAAATGTGTAG
- the LOC105047186 gene encoding uncharacterized protein, with translation MSGGGGGGGSRGNGAAAGPIPAMSRKLVQSVKEIVNCPESEIYSMLKECNMDPNEAVHRLLSQDTFHEVRSKRDKKKETKDTPESRSRAVNSSGRGARGGIDRTGRNSSTQSSSSDYGATRGKPLNKKENGTTSLPTPSILGSGILASNPNRRPTISSDSASMESTMQGTGSSEGIPAPLQLPSGFQHNWFGKPGHVSMADIVKMGRPQGKPSNAPTVASDRSSTTQNAAMSHISHQSVKQPPTTVLPAESDQKVYSSQNPVSQVTETGHDIGVADGQCPSQEDWSLVDEPPAGSGSIVLETSDTSAVYADLSASSTLLVDGVLHVNPHIDEIEILEGNVNSEGLPAESIRPTAASDSHIQLDDSGESSHLNDGLLKNMNSYQTQRHSFEEHEVEDVSSELSSAATDLRQLSLHTEERGAKSAEDNPAVIIPDHLQVTNADCAHLSFGSFGSGAFSGSFPSKTLKSNLEVAPVAETVSSIDQQDDRNHEYYNNGQLISTSNEDLVAKTGTNMGNLDLPSASQPEVIRNDTLDATHGLQYSFPSVSGYAFSSTSQPNEAAYTHPQGTTQMQNLSSLSNLMQPNSLPSSLLAATVPPLRDFDLPFSHLLTTQSMPAKFNTAVASISGPTISMPEAGKQGVFSNPQSTPQTLSGATLPSGPTLPQHLPVHHYTQPTLPLSHFANMISFPFLPQSYTYLPSAAFQQPYTSNGPFHQSPAPIPNAGIKYTLPQYKSSVSVTSLPQSASVASAYGGFGSSANLPGSFTLNPTTASASTTIGLEEALSSQYKEANHYMPLQQADNPAMWVHGAGSRTMSALPASTFYSFQGQNQHSGFRQGQQPSQFGALGYPNFYPSQGGVSQEHQQNPSEGNLSVSQAAPSQPSHQMWQHGY, from the exons ATGAGCGGAGGCGGCGGCGGAGGAGGGAGCAGGGGGAACGGGGCGGCGGCCGGTCCGATCCCGGCGATGTCGAGGAAGCTGGTGCAGAGCGTGAAGGAGATCGTGAACTGCCCGGAGTCGGAGATCTACTCCATGCTCAAGGAGTGTAACATGGACCCCAACGAGGCCGTCCACCGACTCCTCTCCCAAG ATACTTTTCATGAGGTGAGGAGCAAACGTGACAAGAAAAAGGAG ACCAAAGACACTCCAGAATCCAGGTCTCGAGCAGTGAATAGTTCAGGCCGCGGAGCTAGGGGCGGGATTGACCGTACGGGGCGTAATAGTTCTACACAATCTAGTTCAAGTG ATTATGGAGCTACTCGTGGCAAACCTCTAAACAAGAAAGAAAATGGGACTACCAGTCTTCCTACCCCATCAATCTTGGGATCTGGCATACTAGCAAGTAATCCTAATCGAAGACCAACAATTTCAAG TGATTCTGCTTCAATGGAAAGTACAATGCAAGGAACAGGCTCATCTGAAGGAATTCCTGCACCCTTGCAACTTCCATCTGGATTCCAACACAATTGGTTTGGGAAGCCAGGTCATGTCTCGATGGCTGATATTGTGAAGATGGGCAGACCTCAAGGCAAGCCTTCTAATGCACCTACTGTAGCAAGTGACAGGTCCTCCACAACACAAAATGCTGCCATGTCACACATATCCCACCAAAGTGTCAAGCAACCTCCAACCACAGTTCTGCCAGCAGAGTCAGATCAGAAAGTATACTCTTCTCAGAATCCTGTTTCACAGGTTACAGAGACTGGTCATGATATTGGCGTTGCTGATGGCCAGTGTCCATCTCAGGAGGATTGGTCTCTAGTTGATGAGCCACCAGCAGGAAGTGGGTCAATTGTGCTAGAAACATCTGACACCTCAGCTGTTTATGCTGACCTATCAGCCTCATCGACATTGCTTGTTGATGGAGTTCTGCATGTAAATCCTCATATAGATGAGATTGAAATACTAGAGGGAAATGTTAACAGTGAAGGTCTACCAGCAGAATCCATTAGACCGACAGCTGCCTCTGACAGCCATATACAACTGGATGATTCCGGAGAGAGTTCGCATTTGAATGATGGCTTATTGAAGAACATGAATTCCTACCAGACTCAAAGGCATTCATTTGAGGAACATGAAG TTGAGGATGTCAGTTCAGAACTTTCATCAGCTGCTACAGACCTACGGCAACTAAGTCTGCACACGGAGGAGCGAGGTGCAAAATCTGCCGAGGACAATCCTGCAGTAATTATTCCTGATCATCTGCAGGTTACAAATGCAGATTGTGCACATTTGAGCTTTGGTAGTTTTGGTTCTGGTGCATTTTCTGGATCTTTTCCATCAAAGACCCTGAAAAGTAACTTGGAGGTGGCCCCAGTTGCAGAAACTGTTTCTTCAATCGATCAACAAGATGATAG GAATCATGAGTATTACAACAATGGGCAACTGATTTCTACATCTAATGAAGATTTAGTTGCTAAAACTGGCACAAACATGGGGAATCTTGACTTGCCTTCAGCTTCACAACCTGAGGTCATCAGAAATGATACATTAGATGCTACACACGGGCTTCAATACAGTTTTCCATCTGTCTCGGGTTATGCATTCTCAAGTACATCACAGCCAAATGAAGCAGCTTATACCCATCCTCAAGGAACTACACAAATGCagaatctttcttctctctcGAATCTAATG CAACCTAATTCTCTACCCAGCAGTTTATTGGCAGCAACTGTTCCACCTCTTCGAGATTTTGACCTTCCCTTCTCGCACTTACTCACCACGCAGTCAATGCCTGCAAAATTTAATACAGCAGTGGCTTCTATTAGTGGTCCAACCATTTCCATGCCTGAG GCTGGGAAGCAGGGCGTTTTCTCCAACCCCCAGTCAACTCCACAAACGTTGTCCGGCGCCACCCTCCCTTCGGGTCCTACTCTCCCTCAACATCTACCCGTCCACCATTACACTCAACCAACTCTTCCTTTAAGTCACTTTGCCAACATGATCAGCTTCCCTTTTCTGCCTCAGAGCTATACTTACTTGCCTTCTGCTGCCTTCCAACAACCGTACACGAGCAACGGACCCTTCCATCAATCTCCAGCTCCAATACCTAATGCAGGCATAAAGTATACACTACCACAATACAAAAGCAGCGTTTCTGTGACCAGCTTACCCCAGTCTGCTTCTGTGGCCTCTGCTTATGGAGGCTTTGGAAGCTCAGCTAACCTTCCTGGAAGCTTCACCCTTAATCCTACCACTGCTTCTGCCAGCACGACCATCGGACTTGAGGAAGCTTTGAGCTCGCAGTACAAAGAAGCGAATCATTACATGCCTCTTCAGCAG GCTGATAACCCTGCCATGTGGGTTCATGGAGCCGGTTCGAGAACTATGTCAGCTCTTCCAGCCAGCACTTTCTACAGCTTTCAGGGGCAGAATCAGCATAGCGGGTTTCGACAAGGTCAGCAGCCCTCACAGTTTGGAGCTCTCGGGTACCCAAATTTCTATCCTTCGCAAGGAGGTGTCTCTCAAGAACATCAGCAGAATCCGAGCGAAGGAAATCTGAGCGTCTCCCAGGCTGCACCTTCCCAGCCATCCCACCAGATGTGGCAGCACGGTTACTGA